The following coding sequences are from one Gadus morhua chromosome 10, gadMor3.0, whole genome shotgun sequence window:
- the LOC115552884 gene encoding uncharacterized protein LOC115552884, translating into MMMASYFAITILIAALPVETQDIPLSVSEIKAELGDKVTLHGRGIKKEKKEDKIDWYKQSHGYVPQTVARSVFGIITIYPPFNLTFTVEEGVSEFNLILQSVTKSDEANYFCRSQFSDSWTNGIILSVKDHNITPVEEKQDETEPYNCHLVTVVLGILLACCLVVIIILFLTRNKKQVCEHCKGTLSSSYHVANDSGIQEQQDRETGSLNYAALDFPGRKTKRGKKNSEQTQESLYSDVRETRH; encoded by the exons ATGATGATGGCAAGTTATTTTGCAATAACAATTCTGATTGCAGCAT tgCCGGTTGAGACCCAAGACATTCCTCTTTCAGTTTCTGAAATAAAAGCAGAACTTGGCGATAAGGTTACTTTGCATGGTAGAGGaatcaaaaaagaaaagaaggaagATAAGATTGACTGGTACAAACAATCTCATGGATATGTTCCCCAAACAGTCGCTCGAAGTGTGTTTGGAATAATTACAATTTATCCTCCCTTTAATTTAACATTCACAGTGGAAGAAGGGGTTTCTGAATTCAATCTTATCCTTCAAAGTGTAACTAAAAGTGATGAAGCAAACTATTTTTGTCGAAGCCAATTTTCTGACAGTTGGACTAATGGCATAATTCTGTCCGTCAAAG ATCACAACATCACGCCGGTTGAAGAAAAGCAAGATGAAACAG AACCCTATAACTGTCATCTGGTTACCGTGGTGCTTGGAATACTGTTGGCTTGCTGTCTGGTTGTGATCATAATCCTCTTTCTAAccagaaataaaaaacaagtttGTGAGCATTGCAAAG GAACACTGAGTTCCTCCTACCATGTGGCAAATGACTCAGGGATTCAGGAACAACAG GACAGGGAAACGGGTTCCTTGAATTACGCAGCGTTGGATTTCCCTGGCAGGAAAACCAAAAGGGGGAAAAAGAACAGTGAACAGACTCAGGAGAGTCTGTATTCTGATGTGAGAGAAACCCGCCACTAA